Genomic segment of Oceanimonas sp. GK1:
CGAGCACGTCATCCAGGCTTTCAATCACGCCCGGCACCTTGATGGCCAGCCGGCCGGCGCCGGTGTCCAGGCTGCCGGCAGCCACCAGCCGGTTGTTGCGGGACACCAGGTTGAACAGTTGCGTGTAGTCAATGCCGTAACCCTCGAGCACCTGAGGGTCGACCAGGATCTCCAGCACGTCTTCCCGATCGCCGCCGATGTCCACCTCCAGCACCTCGGCAATGCCTTCAATCTCGTCCTTCAGCCGCCGGGCAATCATCACCAGCTCGCTTTCCGCAAGCGGCCCCGACAGCGCCACCGACAGCACCGGAAACAGGGCCACGTTGATCTCATGCACCACCGGCTCGTCCGCCTCCTGGGGCAGCTCGCTGCGGGCCGAGTCGACCTTTTCACGCACTTCCTGCAAGGCCCGGCGGGGATCAAAACCGGCGTCGAACTCCAGCATCACCGCCGCATGGCCTTCGCTGGCGGTGGAGGTCATCTTCTTCACCCCTTCCAGGGTACGCAGCTCCTGCTCCATGGGGCGCACCAGCAGCCGCTCGCCGTCTTCCGGACTGATGCCTTCCAGGCTCATGGAGACATACATCATGGGAATGGTGACGTCGGGGTTGGCCTCCTTGGGAATGGCCTGATAGGCCCCCATGCCCCCCAGCAGCAGAAAGACAAAGGCCAGCAGGGTGGCCCGGCTGCGGTAAACGGCGGCTTCAATCAGAGCCCTCATTCAGGCTGCTCCCGTACCGCCACCGGTTCCCCTTCGGCCACAAAACCGGCCCCCCGGGTCACCACCCGAGCCTGCTCCGGCAAACCGGTAACCCAGGCGTTATCGGGCGTAATGGCCAGCAGGGTCACCGGCAGCAGCTGTAATCGGCTCTGCGCGTCGACCACCGGCACCGCGGGCCGGCCACGCTCGTCCAGCGTCAGTAATGCCGGCGACAGCCGGTGGGCCGGGCGCGGCGGCAGTGCCATGCGCAGCTCGGCACTGGCCCCGGCCAGACGCAGCCCCTGCGGATTGGCAAAGCGGGCCTCCACCGCAAAGCTGCGGGTGGCGGTGTCGGCGGCACTGGCCACAAAGGTGAGGGTGCCTTCAAGCTCGCGGCCATCCAGCAGCCCTGCGGTCACCGCCAGGCCCGGCTTCAGCTCCGCCACCTGTTGCTGGGGCACCTGCGCCAACAGTTTCAGCTCGCTGGCATCCACCAGGGTCAGCAAGGCATCGCCAACCCGGACGTAATCCCCCAGCTCCACCTGACGGTGGTCCACCCTGCCGGCAAAGGGAGCGACGGGCCGGCTGTAGTCCAGTTCCAGTCGGGCCTGGATCAACGCCGCCTCGGCCTGGGCAGCGGCAGACTTGCGCATCAGGTAATCGGTTTCGGCAAGCAGCCCCTGCCGCCGGAGCCGCTCGGCGGCGGCCAGCTCCGCCCTTCGCAGCGTCCGCTCGGCCTCGGCCCGGGCCAGACCGGCCTTGCGATCATCCACGCTGAGGGCAAGCAACTGATCGCCGGGGCTGACCGCCCGGCCAAGCTCCGGCAGTTGTTCCACCAGGCCTTCCACCCGGGCGCGCACCACCAGCTGTTGCCCCGCCTGCAATTGTCCCTGCACCACCCGGCGAGGCTGGTAGGGCTCGGCGGCCAGCGTTGTTACCTGCAACCGGAATGTCGCCGGGGCAGCCGCAGGGCCGGGCTCCGGGGGCTGGCCGGCCGCCTGATACAGCTCGCCACGGCTCAGCCAGAGTGTGCCCAGAGCCAGCACGACCAGCCACCAGGCCAGGGTCTGATGCCGCTTCACCCAACCACGCCACGCTTTCTCCGCCATATTGTTATTATCCGTGCCATTTGAGTAAGACTCAGCATATCAACTTGGTATCCAGGCAGACAGCCTTGATGCAGATCAAAAAACCACCTATTTTATTGACTAATTGGTCAGGCCGGCGTACCGTGGAATAAATAAACATCTGGAGTACCACTTATGAATGATCAACGTTTGCTGACCCTGGCCAACCTCTCCATGGTGGTGTTTCTGCTGCTGTTCTGCGGCTCACTCGGTACCGCCTGGTTGGGCGAGCAGTCGCTGTCGATGGGCACCACCGTCTTTATGCACATTTCCCTGGTGATCACCGCCGCCCTGTTCAAACTGGCCTATGTGGTACGCCTTATCGCCCAGGATCGAATGGGCCAGCCGCTGGTGTAAGCCCAACAAAAAGCCCCGCATCAAGCGGGGCTTTGTCATGATACCGGTGCCGATCAGATCAGCTGGCTGCGCAGCCAGTCGAGCACAATGCCATAGCGGGCGGGCAGCATGGGCTCCAGCTTGTCCAGCGCGGCCTGGGTGTCCGCCGGGTTGTCGAGGCAGAAGTTGATGTGACCCACCTTGCGGCCGGGGCGCACCTCCTTGCCATACCAGTACAGCTCGGCGCCGGACACCGACAGCCAGGCGTCGTTGCGCTCGGTGCCCACCAGGTTGACCATGACGCTGGTGTTTTTCACCGTCGGCGCCACCAGGGGCAGGCCGGCCACGGCGCGCAGGTGCGCCTCGAACTGGCTGACGCTGGCACCGGCCTGGGTCCAGTGGCCGCTGTTGTGCACCCGCGGCGCCAGCTCGTTGATGAGCAGATGATCGCCCACCCGGAAACACTCCATGGCCATGACGCCGACGTAGT
This window contains:
- a CDS encoding efflux RND transporter periplasmic adaptor subunit, with product MAEKAWRGWVKRHQTLAWWLVVLALGTLWLSRGELYQAAGQPPEPGPAAAPATFRLQVTTLAAEPYQPRRVVQGQLQAGQQLVVRARVEGLVEQLPELGRAVSPGDQLLALSVDDRKAGLARAEAERTLRRAELAAAERLRRQGLLAETDYLMRKSAAAQAEAALIQARLELDYSRPVAPFAGRVDHRQVELGDYVRVGDALLTLVDASELKLLAQVPQQQVAELKPGLAVTAGLLDGRELEGTLTFVASAADTATRSFAVEARFANPQGLRLAGASAELRMALPPRPAHRLSPALLTLDERGRPAVPVVDAQSRLQLLPVTLLAITPDNAWVTGLPEQARVVTRGAGFVAEGEPVAVREQPE